From a single Papaver somniferum cultivar HN1 unplaced genomic scaffold, ASM357369v1 unplaced-scaffold_19, whole genome shotgun sequence genomic region:
- the LOC113338587 gene encoding uncharacterized protein LOC113338587, whose protein sequence is MFILHQGYDMLILVLYVDDIMLTGSSSLLMDKLVQALTSEFLMKELGDLNYFLGLRVLVHAGKLLDNPDEYRMIVGSPQYLTLTKPDIFFGVTYMSQFMNVSTDKNLFLVKRI, encoded by the exons ATGTTTATTCTTCACCAAGGTTATGATATGCTTATATTGgtattatatgttgatgatatcatgtTGACTGGTAGTTCTTCTTTGCTGATGGATAAGCTTGTTCAAGCTTTAACTTCTGAGTTTTTAATGAAAGAATTAGGGGATTTGAACTACTTTCTAG GTCTTAGGGTTTTAGTTCATGCTGGAAAACTTCTTGATAATCCAGATGAGTATAGGATGATAGTTGGAAGTCCGCAGTATCTAACATTAACCAAACCAGATATTTTCTTTGGGGTTACATATATGTCTCAGTTCATGAATGTCTCTACTGATAAGAATCTCTTTCTTGTGAAGCgaatctga